The following is a genomic window from Rhododendron vialii isolate Sample 1 chromosome 9a, ASM3025357v1.
TCtccgtattttttttatccttgtaTTTCAAAAGTTactattataattttttttttaaaattctataCAAGGGCGAGCCTATATACTTTGAtgagaattattattttttacatataataatagtgtttttttcttcttcttgtaggAGCGACCATACCTACCAATCCCTTTCTGGCTCCATCTACCGTCATCTAAAGTTGCAGCATCCACAACCAATGCTATTGTTCCTTATGCACCACCACACCACGGCGGCGAGGTGAGTATCTTACTTTTTGATGAGGAAAAATAttctatattttattattaaaaaagtACCTTAATTGCCAGCATCTGTGTGTATTTAGGGTTGCTAAACAAACTAAACCTATTTGAGTCTGGGTTTCATTTGTTATAAACTTGTTTAAGATtggtttgttacataaacaaaccgatattttttcaaagagaataaattatatacaccggCGGTATGAACTCGCTCGGATTTGGTGtaaaacctaaccaaaccagTACTTGTGATTTTGGTTTTTGTaagataaaaaaacaagaaaatcgcATGCttaatttggttttggtttttagtTATAAATTCCGGTATTGGCATGGTTTTGGTTTTACCATGCCAAACTCTTTTCTCTGATCACCATGTTGCGTGTAAATAGTACTTTAAAACTTGAAGTGATGCCACCTGAAAGTAGTAATTAAGGCCAAACTGTCTTCAAAGAAATTGTCAAATTTGTTAGTAGTTGAtaccatagttttaaatatcggccgatacggtacgtatcggccggttcgtaccggaattttcgactcccggttcggatataggccgatatatcggtgagattgaaattcacaggcgtatcggccggttcccgatacgtatcggtctgTAACCGATTTTTGGACCGGTACGGCCGATACGGCCGGTACGTATCggttctggaaaaaaaaaaaaaacagaaaaaaccaaaaaacagagctaaaaaaaaaaaacagaaaaaatcaaaaaacagagCTCCttccacacatatgtatatatttgcttCCACGTCATTCATGTACGTATTGGTACCCCCACGTCATTCATTCTGGCATTGAAGTTGTATTAGCAAAATtatgtttgacttaaaagctatGAGCTTGAAACTAGTTGTGCCTAGCgattatgtaatgtaaaacctctatggtgtgtttattttaatgtcttcatcttatttttttctatttatgtcaattatatcgaaacttataatgttgcatttttctcatatttgtaaaatcttattgacttgcgagttttgataaattatcggatatttcacatgaagagaatgggctattacatatcttaaattaattaaaatgtgataatttaagccaatgtttggggcaaaagtatatttttcaagttttatacatgttgctgatgatttttaaaaattcacgaccgcgacacccgattcccgcgacgtatcaccgatatgtcccgataccgatataccgcgactgataccgcgacggcgaccgataccgcgatttaaaactatggttgATACATAAAGATCATTACACCTATTTTTTATGCGTCATAAACAAGCTTATTAATTAATTTCTGAAGTTTTCGATATATCGgtgattagtttggtttttttattcCCTGATGAAACTTGTCATGTTCATgctttaaaaataaatatgatcGATTATATACCAATACAATATAATTGCATTTTAATGTTGcttaattttgtgatttttgtttttcagcaCAAGTGGAAACTCGCGTTCCAAGCATTGAAGCTAGCAGTCGCTACAGCCAGCCTCGTAAGCAACTGCGTAGCCAACTCATGCACCATTATGTGAGAAATTCTGAGCGGATATTGTCTGTGGTGTGTTTGAAGTATTAACGTTACAGATTTTGCGTTTCGTACGGACCTCTTTTATCAAATGTtgaattgtgttttcaatggtctggATCTGCAGAAGGTTTATAACTGGTGGTAAATaatttatgaccggtcataaatcTTCTGCAGATCCGGactattgaaaacacaatccaacggctaagATCATGATCAGCATGAAACGCAAAATCCGGGATCCCTTACCTGATCCGGAATGATTAACGTTATGTTTAGATATATATTATTGTTATGGGAGACATTTTGTGTTGATATACATATATGTCTCTGTTTGAAATCTCATTATATAATACTATGTAATTAAGACATTTTGTGTGGATATGTCTGTCAGTCTGTGGTTGAAGTATTATTTGTTAGGTTAGATATTATTGTTATATATGTGGATTTTTTGTGATGATCATATGTCTGGTTTCCAAATATTATTGGAGCTTAATTAAGACATTTTCTGTATATATACTTGTATATGTGTATTAATTCAAAGTATTATTATTTCATACGTGAGACACCAACTCGTCGCCGATTAAGACTGCGCTGGAATTTTTTGAGGGGCCAATGAAAGCGTTTGAAGGGACTTTCTCGTATATCGATTGACTTATTTGACGTCTCCCTTGTGGAAAGAAAGCCCCATTCTGAACCTCTTCCTCAGGGAGCGAAGCGATCAGCTAGAGGAAGCCTCACTGCGCGCAGAACTAAATGGAAGGGGAGAGCAGGATGAAGCAAGCAGCAGAGACGCCACTCCTTCGCCTATTTAAGGATTATAATTCGTTAGCTAGGAGGAAAAGACTTACAGAAAGGCGCGTATCCAAATTAGTTGTTGATCTTTACTGCTAGTATTGTATAAGCGCAAGGTTATCATCCTCCAAACCTATTTTGCAGAATGCTCTTTGCTAGCCCAAAGGTTTCTGTAACGCTCTGATTTTCGGAGACATTATTTGAACATTATTTCAAAATGATTTTCTATGACAAGGCATTAATGTTCCAAAGGCAATACTATGCCAAAATACTTTGCCGTACAGTTTCAAAATACTTAATTTAAATTACAGAACAACTAAGGGTACAACATCCGGGGTTCGACATTTTCTTCTTCGGTTATCGTCTCTTCACCTTTATCCGTATGGTCCTTCGCTGCTCCTTCAATACATATACCTGGCATTCGAATACCAAGGTAACGTCGTAGTACCGTGAGCGCTCAATAGCTAAAACATAGTCAAAACCCATAATTTACAAACAACAAGATATAGAGTGCAATGTTAATTAACAACACTTGATTTTGTTACTAGTATCATTTAGCAAACGGGTTATGTACATTTGAACCTCATTTGAAATGCCGTCCAAACCTTCTTTTTCGGTTGATCACAATCTTGATCCTACACCAGGTACTGATCAATTTACCAATTTTAGAAAAGCTTTgatttcttctccttttttttttccttttgagaataaaatcaaaattcagGTAAAGTTATGGGCAAATAAAATGCATGCTTTACCTCAATCGTAGGGATTCAACGTTGGCCTCACAAGAAATGCCTTAAAACACTCAATTCATTCCACCCCACCccccaccacacacacacacacacacacatatatatagtttttgGCTGTTCAAATTATTCTATGGCAACAGAAAGCCTTCGCCATCGAATCGGAGACGATTCCACTATCATCGATCCTAATGAAAACACTGACGACGATAATGATAATGAAGATGAGTACGAGGACTATATTGAGGAAACCTCAATGAGAGgcagaatgttgaggtggagaGCCGCCATTGCGCGACACGGATTCTTGTCCTTGGCCATAGCAGTATTGCCCGCATCTCTACATCTCGCGGACGTCTTCTTCCTCCGTTCTGCCGAGAGGGCCTCGGCTAGGCCTTCTTGGTTCCTAACGCCCTGGATAATGGACGCGAATTTCGTCTTCTCGTCTCTTGTTATGGGCCTCGGCTCCTGGTTCGCATGGGCGGAAAATGGGCCGCCCCCAAAACCCACGCTTTTCGCATCCAGGCTCCTCGTTTATACCGCCTTGAGTCTAGCGTGGGACCCCATCGTCTTCGGTTGGAGAGCCGTACACCTTGGACCGCATGTATGCATGCTGAGGGGCTTTCTTGCGGTCGCGATCGCGGGCACGATAAGGCGACAGAATCGCAATGCCGGCGACTTCATTTTTGGAGCGTG
Proteins encoded in this region:
- the LOC131299961 gene encoding uncharacterized protein LOC131299961, with the translated sequence MATESLRHRIGDDSTIIDPNENTDDDNDNEDEYEDYIEETSMRGRMLRWRAAIARHGFLSLAIAVLPASLHLADVFFLRSAERASARPSWFLTPWIMDANFVFSSLVMGLGSWFAWAENGPPPKPTLFASRLLVYTALSLAWDPIVFGWRAVHLGPHVCMLRGFLAVAIAGTIRRQNRNAGDFIFGACGVMGVIHLFHCSLDLLLLPERFWE